A genomic window from Gymnodinialimonas ceratoperidinii includes:
- a CDS encoding TRAP transporter small permease subunit yields the protein MLDLILWALTEFVMAPVNIVTALLNPSSWLDWSNPEALARFMYYGASVELFFALFFIFSVITIVGFFKREFLWGCVRVQEAFANAIGRTAAWVGLLMVLQQVMIVFLQRIFRVPDISFGPLGITFTQDLSWWAEELKLYNAIIVTLCVTYTFVQGGHVRVDLVYSAVKFRTKKVLDMLGAMFFMLPVVTLTYMYAWFFMWRHLVVPNPSASGTLDRMLMQSRALRWNVETIGFSPNGFNAYFLFKVLIVAYCVLVFLQAWSMFWRSYLEWKEGEASENKYLDRDYLGDEAEELEHAIHSGTT from the coding sequence ATGCTAGATCTGATCCTTTGGGCTCTGACCGAGTTCGTGATGGCGCCGGTGAACATCGTGACCGCGCTGCTCAACCCGAGTTCCTGGCTCGACTGGTCCAATCCCGAAGCGCTGGCGCGGTTCATGTACTACGGGGCCTCGGTCGAGCTGTTTTTCGCGCTGTTCTTCATCTTCAGCGTCATCACCATCGTCGGTTTCTTCAAACGCGAGTTCCTCTGGGGATGCGTCCGCGTGCAGGAAGCCTTTGCCAACGCCATCGGCCGCACCGCCGCTTGGGTCGGCCTTCTGATGGTGCTTCAGCAGGTGATGATCGTCTTCCTGCAACGGATTTTCCGGGTGCCCGACATCTCCTTCGGGCCGCTTGGCATCACCTTCACGCAAGACCTGTCGTGGTGGGCGGAGGAGCTGAAGCTCTATAACGCCATCATCGTGACCCTCTGCGTGACCTATACCTTTGTGCAAGGCGGCCACGTGCGTGTCGATCTTGTCTATTCCGCCGTGAAATTCCGCACCAAGAAGGTGCTCGACATGTTGGGCGCGATGTTCTTCATGCTCCCCGTCGTCACGCTGACCTACATGTACGCGTGGTTCTTCATGTGGCGTCACCTCGTGGTGCCGAACCCCTCTGCGTCCGGCACGCTGGACCGCATGCTGATGCAGTCGCGCGCCCTGCGCTGGAACGTCGAGACCATCGGCTTCAGCCCCAATGGCTTCAACGCCTACTTCCTCTTCAAGGTGCTGATCGTGGCCTATTGCGTGCTGGTCTTCCTGCAGGCGTGGTCGATGTTCTGGCGCTCCTATCTCGAATGGAAAGAGGGCGAGGCGAGCGAGAACAAGTATCTCGACCGCGATTACCTGGGCGACGAGGCCGAAGAGCTCGAGCACGCCATCCACTCAGGCACGACCTGA
- a CDS encoding PhoX family protein yields MKRIDTSDMSWDDWDAQVRPEPEVTDFDRVVETAMTRRAVLGSLVALGSGAAVMGTAMLKGTTAHAYGQSDFPFEPIPAFTDNTIHVPEGYTWRPVARWGDKLFSDAPEFDNGHGAEGSDRIFGENTDGMELYRVGDAEVIAVNHEYVNPALNIPERETPTEEDVMTLMNLQGVTVMEVARGEEGYDVVVDSPLNRRIHHNTPMRISGPAAGHALLQTSADPSGTEVLGTLNNCGSGRTLWGTYLTCEENFNGYFGSTDAELELPEGFARYGIQHDSRYAYELYHPRYDIAQEPNEAHRFGYIVEIDPADPESQPVKRTALGRFKHENAAMTLAEDGRVVVYMGDDERGEFMYKYVSNGTYVEGGPTDGLLDDGTLYAASFNEDGTGSWLALTPDTTAMDTAMICIHTRQAASSVGATTMDRPEWVAVSTTLPEAYCCLTNNSRRAEGFTNAGGDLAEPAPGTPNPRGENRYGQIVRWRPEGGDHGADAFTWDLYVMAGNPVVGLGSYAGSDNVTEGNMFNSPDGMQVDSNGLIWIQTDGDDSNEGPYSGMGNNQMLVGHPETGEIARFLTGPSGSEVTGLTWNSDRTVAFVGIQHPGGTWPDGGDSLPRSSVIAVWREDGAAIG; encoded by the coding sequence ATGAAACGCATCGATACAAGCGACATGAGCTGGGACGATTGGGACGCGCAGGTGCGCCCCGAGCCCGAGGTGACAGACTTCGACCGGGTGGTCGAAACAGCGATGACGCGCCGCGCCGTTCTGGGCTCGCTGGTGGCATTGGGCTCCGGCGCGGCGGTGATGGGCACCGCGATGCTCAAGGGCACCACCGCACATGCTTATGGGCAGTCCGACTTCCCCTTCGAGCCGATCCCCGCCTTCACCGACAACACCATCCACGTTCCCGAAGGCTACACCTGGCGCCCCGTCGCGCGGTGGGGCGACAAGCTCTTCTCCGACGCGCCGGAATTCGATAACGGCCATGGCGCCGAAGGCTCGGACCGGATCTTTGGCGAGAACACCGATGGCATGGAGCTGTACCGCGTCGGCGATGCCGAGGTGATCGCGGTCAACCATGAATACGTGAACCCCGCGCTCAACATCCCCGAGCGTGAGACACCGACCGAAGAAGACGTGATGACCCTGATGAACCTGCAGGGTGTGACGGTGATGGAAGTGGCGCGGGGCGAGGAAGGCTATGATGTCGTCGTCGACAGCCCGCTCAACCGCCGTATCCATCATAACACGCCGATGCGCATCTCGGGGCCTGCCGCCGGCCATGCGCTGCTGCAGACCTCGGCCGATCCTTCCGGCACCGAGGTTCTGGGCACGCTCAACAACTGTGGTTCCGGTCGCACGCTCTGGGGCACCTATCTGACCTGCGAAGAGAACTTCAACGGCTACTTCGGGTCCACGGACGCCGAGCTGGAACTGCCCGAGGGGTTTGCGCGCTATGGCATCCAGCACGACAGCCGCTATGCCTACGAGCTCTATCACCCGCGCTACGACATCGCGCAGGAGCCGAATGAAGCCCATCGCTTCGGTTATATCGTGGAGATCGACCCCGCCGATCCCGAGAGTCAGCCTGTCAAACGCACCGCGCTTGGCCGCTTCAAGCACGAGAACGCCGCGATGACTCTGGCCGAGGACGGCCGGGTTGTCGTCTATATGGGCGACGATGAGCGCGGCGAATTCATGTACAAATACGTCTCCAACGGCACCTACGTCGAGGGCGGCCCGACCGACGGTCTGCTCGACGACGGCACGCTCTATGCCGCGTCCTTCAACGAGGACGGCACCGGGAGCTGGCTGGCCCTGACCCCTGACACGACGGCCATGGATACGGCGATGATCTGCATCCACACCCGTCAGGCGGCCTCCAGTGTCGGCGCCACCACCATGGACCGGCCCGAGTGGGTGGCCGTCTCCACCACGCTCCCCGAAGCCTATTGCTGCCTCACCAACAACTCGCGCCGGGCCGAGGGCTTCACCAACGCCGGTGGCGACCTGGCCGAACCCGCCCCCGGCACGCCGAACCCGCGTGGTGAGAACCGTTACGGTCAGATCGTGCGCTGGCGTCCCGAGGGCGGCGACCACGGGGCCGATGCCTTCACATGGGACCTCTACGTCATGGCCGGCAACCCGGTCGTGGGCCTGGGGTCCTACGCGGGGTCGGACAACGTCACCGAGGGCAACATGTTCAACTCGCCCGACGGGATGCAGGTCGACAGCAACGGCCTGATCTGGATCCAGACCGACGGCGACGACAGCAACGAGGGGCCGTACTCCGGCATGGGCAACAACCAGATGCTGGTGGGCCACCCCGAAACCGGCGAGATCGCCCGCTTCCTCACCGGCCCGAGCGGATCGGAAGTGACCGGCCTGACCTGGAACAGCGACCGCACCGTGGCCTTCGTCGGCATCCAGCACCCCGGCGGCACATGGCCCGACGGCGGCGACAGCCTGCCGCGCTCGTCGGTCATCGCCGTCTGGCGCGAGGACGGCGCGGCGATCGGCTGA
- a CDS encoding TRAP transporter substrate-binding protein: MDRRSFLRTSAVGGAAAASTTLAAPLYAQGNRELTLVTSVPDGFAIFDDAAQLAIDYIAAMTDGQLTFNKNSAGTLVGAFEVFDAVSSGQADVYHSAEYYFLNQHPAFAFMTSVPFGMTSQEMANWYYRRGGQEMHDELSSLFGLKPLMCGMTAMQPGGWFNTEINSVEDLQGLRFRMPGQGGQVLGRLGASVQNIPGGEIYQALSSGQIDGAEWIGPYADERMGFQEVTNTYYAAGFHEPGSALHFGFNQEIWESLTPTQQQVCKVATEAAHAQNTALSLAENGAALARLQSGGVQVRQFPDDVWDAFGTAAAEVREENMGDEIYANIANSYFESLRESAGWYEIADGEYQRQRNRVNNAG; the protein is encoded by the coding sequence ATGGATCGTCGTTCTTTTTTGCGGACTTCTGCAGTCGGCGGGGCAGCCGCTGCTTCCACCACACTCGCAGCACCGCTCTACGCGCAAGGCAACCGTGAACTGACGCTCGTGACGTCGGTGCCGGATGGCTTCGCGATCTTCGATGACGCCGCGCAGCTGGCCATCGACTACATCGCCGCCATGACGGACGGTCAGCTGACCTTCAACAAGAACTCCGCCGGTACCCTCGTGGGCGCCTTCGAGGTTTTCGACGCGGTTTCCTCCGGTCAGGCAGACGTCTACCACTCGGCCGAATACTACTTCCTCAACCAGCACCCCGCCTTTGCCTTCATGACCTCCGTGCCCTTCGGCATGACGTCGCAGGAAATGGCCAACTGGTACTACCGTCGCGGCGGTCAGGAAATGCACGACGAACTGTCGTCGCTCTTCGGCCTGAAGCCCCTGATGTGCGGCATGACCGCGATGCAGCCCGGCGGCTGGTTCAACACCGAGATCAACTCGGTCGAAGACCTCCAGGGTCTGCGTTTCCGTATGCCCGGTCAGGGTGGTCAGGTTCTCGGTCGCCTCGGCGCATCGGTCCAGAACATCCCCGGTGGTGAAATCTACCAGGCGCTGTCCTCTGGCCAGATCGACGGTGCGGAGTGGATCGGTCCCTACGCGGACGAGCGGATGGGCTTCCAGGAAGTCACCAACACCTACTATGCCGCTGGTTTCCACGAGCCCGGCTCGGCACTGCACTTCGGCTTTAACCAGGAAATCTGGGAATCGCTGACGCCGACGCAGCAGCAGGTCTGCAAAGTGGCAACCGAAGCCGCCCACGCGCAGAACACCGCGCTTTCGCTGGCCGAAAACGGTGCCGCGCTGGCCCGTCTGCAGTCCGGTGGCGTTCAGGTTCGCCAGTTCCCCGACGATGTGTGGGATGCCTTCGGCACCGCCGCCGCCGAGGTTCGCGAAGAGAACATGGGCGACGAGATCTACGCCAACATCGCGAACTCCTACTTCGAGAGCCTGCGCGAGTCCGCCGGTTGGTACGAGATCGCCGACGGCGAGTACCAGCGTCAGCGTAACCGCGTGAACAACGCCGGCTGA
- a CDS encoding acetolactate synthase 3 large subunit — protein MSQSTSQQMTGAKMIVEALKEQGVDTVFGYPGGAVLPIYDELFQQNAIRHILARHEQGAVHAAEGYARSTGRPGVVLVTSGPGATNAVTGLTDALMDSIPIVCLTGQVPTFMIGSDAFQEADTVGITRPCTKMNWLVKETDRLADTIHQAFHIATSGRPGPVLVDIPKDVQFATGEYTTKPKAKVSHYQPKVKGDIEMITRLVEAMETAERPVFYTGGGVINSGPEASTLLTELVEATGFPITSTLMGLGAYPASGDKWLGMLGMHGTYEANLAMHGCDLMINIGARFDDRITGRISDFSPNSRKGHVDIDPSSINKVIHADFPIIGDVGHVLEDILKVWKARGRKAERAAVKTWWEQIETWKAVRCLDYKASETVIKPQYALERLEALTKGHDRYITTEVGQHQMWAAQFLGFDAPNRWMTSGGLGTMGYGVPASVGVQVAHPEALVINVAGEASWLMNMQEMGTAVQYRLPFKQFILNNERLGMVRQWQELLHGERYSESWSEALPDFVKLAEAFGAKGIICSDPKDLDDAIMEMINYDGPVIFDCVVEKHENCFPMIPSGKAHNEMLLGEADTQGVIGDAGGVLV, from the coding sequence ATGTCACAGAGCACGTCACAGCAGATGACCGGAGCAAAGATGATCGTCGAGGCCCTGAAGGAACAGGGTGTCGACACGGTATTTGGCTATCCCGGCGGTGCTGTCCTTCCGATTTACGACGAGCTTTTCCAGCAGAACGCGATCCGCCACATCCTCGCGCGGCACGAGCAGGGCGCGGTTCACGCGGCCGAGGGCTATGCCCGCTCCACCGGGCGGCCCGGCGTCGTTCTGGTGACCTCGGGCCCCGGTGCGACGAACGCCGTGACCGGCCTGACCGACGCGCTGATGGACAGCATTCCGATCGTCTGCCTGACCGGACAGGTGCCGACCTTCATGATCGGCTCCGACGCCTTTCAGGAGGCCGACACCGTGGGCATCACCCGCCCCTGCACCAAGATGAACTGGCTGGTGAAGGAAACCGACCGTCTGGCCGACACCATCCATCAGGCCTTCCACATCGCCACCTCGGGCCGCCCCGGCCCGGTTCTGGTCGACATTCCCAAGGACGTGCAATTCGCGACCGGTGAATACACGACAAAGCCGAAGGCGAAGGTCAGCCACTACCAGCCCAAGGTGAAGGGCGACATCGAGATGATCACCCGCCTCGTCGAGGCGATGGAGACCGCCGAGCGGCCCGTCTTCTATACCGGCGGCGGCGTGATCAACTCCGGCCCCGAGGCGAGCACGCTGCTGACCGAACTGGTGGAGGCGACGGGCTTCCCGATCACCTCGACCCTGATGGGTCTGGGCGCCTATCCGGCGTCGGGCGACAAGTGGCTCGGCATGCTCGGGATGCACGGCACCTACGAGGCCAACCTCGCGATGCATGGCTGCGACCTGATGATCAACATCGGCGCGCGTTTCGACGACCGCATCACCGGCCGGATCTCGGATTTCTCGCCGAACTCGCGCAAGGGCCACGTCGACATCGACCCCTCGTCGATCAACAAGGTGATCCACGCCGATTTCCCGATCATTGGCGATGTCGGCCACGTGCTGGAAGACATCCTGAAGGTCTGGAAAGCGCGCGGCCGCAAAGCGGAGCGCGCCGCCGTCAAGACATGGTGGGAGCAGATCGAGACGTGGAAAGCCGTGCGTTGCCTCGACTACAAGGCCTCGGAAACCGTCATCAAGCCGCAATACGCGCTGGAGCGGTTGGAGGCGCTGACCAAGGGCCACGACCGCTACATCACGACCGAAGTGGGCCAGCACCAGATGTGGGCCGCGCAATTCCTCGGCTTCGATGCGCCCAACCGCTGGATGACCTCGGGCGGGCTCGGCACCATGGGCTACGGCGTCCCGGCCTCGGTCGGCGTGCAGGTTGCCCACCCCGAAGCGCTGGTGATCAACGTCGCGGGCGAGGCCTCGTGGCTGATGAACATGCAGGAAATGGGCACCGCCGTGCAATATCGCCTGCCCTTCAAGCAGTTCATCCTCAACAACGAGCGCCTGGGCATGGTGCGCCAGTGGCAGGAACTCCTCCACGGAGAACGCTATTCCGAAAGCTGGTCCGAAGCGCTGCCCGATTTCGTCAAGCTGGCCGAGGCCTTTGGTGCCAAGGGGATCATCTGCTCCGACCCCAAGGACCTCGACGATGCGATCATGGAGATGATCAACTACGACGGCCCGGTGATCTTCGATTGCGTAGTGGAGAAACACGAGAACTGCTTCCCGATGATCCCCTCGGGCAAGGCCCACAACGAGATGCTTCTCGGCGAGGCCGACACCCAAGGCGTGATCGGCGACGCAGGCGGCGTGTTGGTGTGA